The following coding sequences lie in one Thermodesulforhabdaceae bacterium genomic window:
- a CDS encoding poly-gamma-glutamate hydrolase family protein, with protein sequence MTQNKSQWETLDEIDKAFSDPSFYPHEIKKIDRKETHISLVFLTGRWVYKIKKPVDFGFLNYTTLDLRKHYCHREVELNKRLSDDVYDTVVEICRDPETGKLTLERQCNSPVEYAVRMRELPDNACFRRLIERGEVTSNHIQSIARRLADFYSSGFVLPDKLALYGGIEYVRFNTYENFKQLEPFAQEIGGKSFLQWMKNLTYRFTVLSRNLFDERLRKGFVKDGHGDLRADHIYFYRGVHIIDCIEFNNRFRYGDVAADLAFLFMDLLRLGYPDYAYRIIDEYVRVSGDFQLWFLFDFYTAYRAVVRAKVACLETLSHPSDAEQNCRCFDGARRFMNLGAIHTVAYGIPTAWVFMGPPASGKSRLGKRVAQLGHMLYISSDQLRRQIFPDANRSPFGQGAYAKEARDVVYERIFEDASKAVKSGRSVVIDATFSSSKWRKALLGALLDYPVHVVFVETTADKATLAERLRSREYSSDTGESDARIEHLERFLETYEPPHELRADMHVLVNTTVDDENQSLLKLLSEAIKKRILQARSIKPYGGEDERPTRSIWRIVPKERENIDYRIRWRKGILPVLIIAPHGGFIEPGTSIIAEAIAGEKYWFYAFEGIKPSGNMSLHVSSNLFDEDRFLDISSQVVWTLSVHGYASPEETIFVGGRDAVGCEEISEILRESGFDAVATCPKGIRGTNPRNIVNRNLSSTGVQLEISRGMRNHVIDGNEKGQRFLEALRTAVELTTRRFLSK encoded by the coding sequence TTTTGGTTTCCTTAATTACACGACACTGGATTTGAGAAAGCACTACTGCCATCGAGAAGTGGAGCTTAATAAAAGACTTTCTGATGATGTTTACGACACCGTAGTGGAGATCTGTCGGGATCCTGAAACGGGGAAACTCACCTTAGAACGCCAATGTAATAGCCCGGTCGAATACGCCGTTAGAATGCGAGAACTTCCCGATAATGCCTGTTTTAGGCGGCTCATTGAACGGGGGGAGGTTACTTCAAACCACATTCAGTCCATAGCAAGAAGACTGGCGGATTTCTACTCTTCAGGGTTTGTCCTTCCTGATAAGCTGGCTTTGTATGGCGGAATTGAATATGTTCGCTTCAATACCTACGAAAATTTCAAACAACTGGAGCCCTTTGCTCAGGAAATAGGCGGGAAGAGCTTTCTCCAGTGGATGAAAAATCTAACTTACAGGTTTACTGTCCTGTCCAGGAATCTTTTCGATGAGCGACTGAGGAAGGGTTTTGTAAAAGATGGGCATGGCGATCTGAGAGCTGATCATATTTATTTCTACCGAGGCGTTCATATTATAGACTGCATTGAGTTCAATAATAGATTTAGATACGGTGACGTAGCCGCCGATCTCGCCTTTCTTTTCATGGATCTTCTGAGACTTGGCTATCCCGATTATGCCTATCGAATTATCGACGAGTATGTCAGGGTGAGTGGAGACTTTCAGTTGTGGTTTCTTTTCGATTTCTACACAGCATATCGAGCTGTAGTGAGGGCCAAGGTAGCTTGCCTTGAAACTCTTAGCCATCCGAGCGATGCAGAACAAAATTGCCGCTGTTTTGACGGGGCTCGACGATTCATGAACCTGGGAGCAATCCATACGGTAGCTTATGGGATTCCCACAGCTTGGGTTTTTATGGGACCTCCGGCATCCGGAAAGTCCAGACTAGGCAAAAGGGTGGCTCAACTTGGGCATATGCTTTACATCTCGTCAGATCAGCTTCGCCGCCAGATTTTTCCTGATGCAAATCGCTCTCCCTTCGGGCAGGGAGCATACGCTAAAGAGGCTAGAGATGTAGTTTACGAAAGAATTTTCGAAGATGCTTCTAAGGCTGTAAAGAGTGGGCGATCAGTGGTTATAGATGCTACGTTCTCATCGTCCAAGTGGAGAAAAGCGCTTCTTGGGGCGTTGCTCGACTATCCCGTTCATGTGGTGTTTGTGGAAACTACGGCAGATAAGGCCACCTTGGCGGAAAGGCTTAGAAGTCGAGAATATTCTTCGGATACAGGTGAAAGCGATGCAAGAATTGAACATCTTGAGCGGTTTCTTGAAACCTACGAACCTCCTCATGAGCTAAGAGCCGATATGCATGTGCTGGTCAACACAACCGTGGACGACGAAAACCAATCTCTTCTGAAACTACTTTCGGAAGCTATTAAAAAAAGAATACTTCAGGCCAGAAGCATTAAACCTTACGGAGGCGAAGATGAAAGACCAACTAGAAGTATCTGGAGAATTGTACCAAAAGAGCGAGAGAATATTGACTATAGAATTAGGTGGCGTAAGGGTATTTTGCCTGTTCTTATAATCGCCCCTCACGGAGGATTTATAGAACCTGGAACATCCATCATAGCTGAAGCTATCGCGGGAGAAAAATATTGGTTTTACGCCTTTGAAGGTATTAAACCCTCGGGAAACATGAGCCTTCATGTGTCGAGTAATTTGTTCGACGAGGATAGATTCCTCGATATTTCTTCTCAAGTAGTTTGGACTTTGTCAGTTCACGGCTATGCGTCCCCTGAAGAAACCATATTTGTCGGTGGGCGCGATGCTGTAGGGTGTGAAGAAATAAGCGAGATTTTAAGAGAATCCGGGTTTGATGCTGTTGCAACCTGTCCTAAAGGTATTCGAGGCACAAACCCAAGGAATATTGTTAACAGAAACTTATCGAGCACAGGTGTGCAACTAGAAATTAGTAGGGGAATGCGGAACCATGTTATAGACGGGAATGAAAAAGGACAGCGGTTTTTGGAAGCTTTAAGAACGGCTGTGGAACTTACCACTCGAAGGTTTCTTAGCAAGTAA
- a CDS encoding DUF167 domain-containing protein has translation MIQVRYPFITLTHNGFFLDVLIQPRSSRDELAGIHDNCLKIRLTAPPVDGAANKACIEFIAKILGVSRSRITIVSGHSSRKKRLFVEVAEPGKLIETLPL, from the coding sequence ATGATCCAGGTTAGATATCCCTTCATTACATTGACTCATAACGGTTTTTTCCTTGATGTGTTAATTCAACCTAGATCTTCTCGAGACGAATTAGCCGGGATTCACGATAACTGTCTCAAAATTCGCCTTACTGCCCCTCCCGTGGATGGGGCTGCAAATAAAGCCTGTATTGAATTCATAGCAAAAATTTTGGGTGTAAGTCGATCCAGGATCACTATTGTTAGCGGTCACAGTAGCCGCAAAAAGAGATTGTTTGTTGAGGTGGCAGAACCCGGCAAATTGATTGAAACTCTTCCATTGTGA
- a CDS encoding acetyl-CoA C-acetyltransferase: protein MREAVIVSAVRTPIGNFNGTLSSIGATQLGAIVIEEAIKRAGIPKEEVNEVIMGQVLPCGYGQNPAKQAAVKANMPWEVECLTINKVCGSGLKAVMLAAQAIQVGDADVVVAGGMENMSMAPYYLEKARFGYRMGDAKLIDHMIHDGLWDIVNDFHMGISNELCSEKYGVSREDQDRYAAESYRRSLEAIKAGKFKDEIVPVVIPQKKGDPIVFDTDECPRETPYEVLAKMKPAFKEGGVTTAGNASIISDGAAAVVVMAREKAEKLGCKIMATIGAQASAGIDMKYVLVAPIWAIPKCLKKEGIGLGDVDLYEVNEAFSGSTVAVLKELGLDHNKVNVNGGSVALGHPIGASGARVLVTLLYEMIRQDKKFGLASLCLGGGEAVAMVVKR, encoded by the coding sequence ATGAGAGAAGCTGTTATTGTTAGCGCAGTTCGCACGCCCATAGGGAATTTTAACGGCACACTTTCTTCGATTGGAGCTACTCAGCTTGGAGCTATTGTTATTGAGGAAGCTATAAAGCGAGCTGGGATTCCCAAAGAAGAAGTTAATGAAGTGATTATGGGACAGGTTCTTCCATGCGGATATGGACAGAACCCGGCAAAACAGGCAGCGGTTAAAGCTAACATGCCCTGGGAAGTGGAATGCCTGACCATCAATAAGGTGTGTGGTTCGGGACTTAAAGCCGTGATGCTTGCTGCTCAGGCTATACAGGTTGGGGACGCTGATGTGGTGGTGGCTGGCGGAATGGAAAACATGAGCATGGCTCCATATTATCTTGAAAAAGCCCGTTTTGGCTACCGTATGGGTGATGCCAAGCTGATTGATCATATGATTCACGACGGATTGTGGGATATCGTTAATGACTTCCACATGGGTATATCAAACGAACTTTGTTCTGAAAAATACGGCGTATCCAGAGAAGATCAGGATCGCTATGCGGCTGAATCTTACCGTCGATCTCTCGAAGCCATTAAAGCCGGCAAATTCAAGGACGAAATAGTGCCGGTAGTAATACCCCAGAAGAAGGGAGATCCCATAGTTTTCGATACGGACGAGTGCCCTCGAGAAACCCCCTATGAAGTGCTAGCAAAAATGAAACCTGCTTTTAAGGAAGGAGGAGTTACCACAGCCGGCAATGCGTCTATCATAAGCGACGGAGCTGCAGCCGTTGTGGTGATGGCTCGAGAAAAAGCAGAAAAACTTGGATGTAAAATCATGGCTACTATTGGCGCTCAGGCTTCCGCCGGTATAGACATGAAGTATGTGCTCGTTGCCCCTATATGGGCTATACCCAAGTGCTTGAAAAAGGAAGGAATTGGTCTTGGCGACGTGGATCTTTATGAAGTCAACGAAGCCTTTAGTGGATCTACCGTAGCAGTGTTGAAGGAACTTGGATTGGATCACAATAAGGTTAACGTTAATGGTGGAAGTGTGGCTTTAGGTCATCCGATCGGGGCTAGCGGAGCCAGAGTGCTTGTAACCCTACTTTACGAAATGATCCGCCAGGACAAAAAGTTTGGACTTGCTTCTCTTTGTCTTGGAGGGGGAGAAGCTGTCGCTATGGTCGTAAAACGTTAG
- a CDS encoding 3-hydroxybutyryl-CoA dehydrogenase: MKSDDVKLFAVIGAGQMGHGIALVAAVSGLNVILNDIKMEFAERGFQSISQILSKNVDKGKMTKEEKDAALDRIKLSANLRDLHSVDFVVEAATENQEIKFQIFRDLDEICPSHAILATNTSSIPIGRIAAQTKRPDKVIGMHFMNPVPVMKLVEVIRALTTSDETFQVTWDLSIKFGKTPAEANDYPGFIANRILMPMINEAVYCLYEGVGTRESIDTVMKLGMNHPMGPLALADLIGLDTCLAIMETLYEGFKDSKYRPCPLLRKYVEAGWLGRKTGKGFYEYK, translated from the coding sequence ATGAAATCTGATGATGTTAAGCTCTTCGCTGTCATTGGTGCTGGTCAGATGGGACATGGCATCGCTCTCGTTGCCGCTGTAAGCGGGTTAAACGTCATTTTGAACGACATTAAGATGGAATTTGCTGAACGCGGTTTCCAAAGTATCAGCCAGATTCTTTCCAAAAACGTTGACAAAGGTAAAATGACCAAAGAAGAAAAGGACGCAGCTCTCGATAGAATCAAGCTTAGCGCTAACCTTCGGGATCTTCATTCCGTTGACTTTGTGGTTGAGGCGGCTACAGAAAACCAGGAAATAAAGTTTCAAATCTTTCGAGACTTAGATGAAATTTGCCCGTCTCATGCCATTCTTGCTACCAATACCTCCTCAATTCCTATAGGCCGCATTGCTGCCCAAACAAAGCGGCCTGATAAAGTTATCGGTATGCACTTTATGAATCCCGTCCCGGTTATGAAACTGGTTGAAGTCATTCGAGCTCTTACCACGTCAGATGAGACCTTTCAGGTGACCTGGGATTTGTCTATAAAGTTCGGCAAGACCCCGGCCGAAGCTAATGATTACCCTGGATTTATTGCTAACCGCATTCTTATGCCTATGATCAATGAAGCAGTTTACTGTCTTTACGAGGGTGTTGGAACTAGAGAGTCTATCGATACCGTTATGAAACTGGGCATGAACCATCCTATGGGACCTCTTGCACTTGCAGACCTTATCGGATTAGACACCTGCCTTGCTATTATGGAAACTCTTTACGAAGGTTTCAAAGATTCGAAATATCGCCCCTGTCCACTTCTCCGCAAATATGTTGAGGCTGGATGGCTTGGAAGAAAGACCGGAAAGGGCTTTTACGAATACAAATAG